In the Streptobacillus moniliformis DSM 12112 genome, one interval contains:
- a CDS encoding sugar ABC transporter substrate-binding protein, with protein sequence MNLKKVVTGGILMFSLLMSCGTKESEKTENGLTGHIVVQAEKTWAPYYKEAIARVKEKNPKAKIDLKVIGSFDHIKAIEETNAENEDVADVFAVPLHKMESLYKKDVLAPFDAKALGKKLGGFGDFDSGLGGHLKFNDSYFGFPFNIETLLLGYNTKNVVANGVDLSNLDFAELSPEVGMIPVINGWWGVAITNAFGVELLAKNGDKFFSDLIKDWSELTPEMQKMFVGLHKYWKASNDKKLSLFDTTAVYGYMDDNFRTGKKGSVRIAGPWELSAWSGLVGDDFDVAALNTAKFAGKELKHWQGGWSLSINARNEEDANKLALSEAVIAEIMNPKHAADFYKYTSKVMPHVSKEDYAKLTLSELDKKAINAVIDGYEVAVSRPLFKEWEQVWETWENAILSWEAKKPSTPEAAYKEIQASFRALLTNLGQ encoded by the coding sequence ATGAATTTAAAAAAAGTTGTTACAGGTGGAATCTTAATGTTTTCTTTATTAATGTCGTGTGGAACTAAAGAAAGTGAAAAAACAGAAAATGGTTTAACTGGACATATAGTAGTACAAGCCGAAAAAACTTGGGCACCTTATTATAAGGAAGCAATAGCTAGAGTTAAAGAAAAAAATCCTAAAGCTAAAATAGATTTAAAAGTTATAGGTTCTTTTGATCATATTAAAGCTATTGAAGAAACTAATGCTGAAAATGAAGATGTGGCTGATGTGTTTGCTGTACCATTACATAAAATGGAATCATTATATAAAAAGGATGTATTAGCTCCATTTGATGCAAAAGCTTTAGGAAAGAAACTTGGAGGATTTGGGGACTTTGACAGTGGGCTTGGCGGACATTTAAAATTCAATGATTCATATTTTGGATTCCCATTTAATATAGAAACATTATTATTAGGATATAATACAAAAAATGTTGTAGCAAATGGAGTAGATTTATCTAATTTAGATTTTGCTGAACTTTCTCCAGAAGTTGGAATGATACCAGTAATTAATGGTTGGTGGGGAGTTGCTATAACTAATGCATTTGGAGTAGAACTATTAGCTAAAAATGGAGATAAATTTTTCTCAGATTTAATAAAAGATTGGTCAGAATTAACTCCAGAAATGCAAAAAATGTTTGTTGGATTACATAAATATTGGAAGGCTTCAAATGATAAAAAACTTTCTTTATTTGACACAACAGCAGTTTATGGATATATGGATGATAATTTTAGAACTGGTAAAAAGGGTTCAGTTAGAATTGCTGGACCATGGGAATTATCTGCTTGGTCAGGATTAGTTGGAGATGATTTTGATGTTGCAGCATTAAACACAGCAAAATTTGCAGGTAAAGAATTAAAACACTGGCAAGGTGGATGGTCTTTATCAATAAATGCTAGAAATGAAGAAGATGCTAATAAACTAGCTTTATCTGAAGCTGTAATAGCTGAAATTATGAATCCTAAACATGCTGCTGATTTCTATAAATACACAAGTAAAGTTATGCCACATGTTTCTAAGGAAGATTATGCTAAGCTAACTTTATCTGAATTAGATAAAAAGGCTATAAATGCTGTTATAGACGGATATGAAGTGGCTGTATCAAGACCATTATTTAAAGAATGGGAACAAGTATGGGAAACATGGGAAAATGCTATTCTTTCATGGGAAGCTAAAAAACCTTCAACTCCAGAAGCAGCATATAAGGAAATACAAGCAAGCTTTAGAGCATTATTAACAAATTTAGGTCAATAG
- a CDS encoding ABC transporter permease has translation MKRSLVYKWDIWISVLSGIFNILGMLFLWSVVYKNSGKSSIGGYNFNSIVLYTLMSNLTAMIINVDIARIISNEVKSGEITNSFIRPVSYITKLVGEGIGHILFNLIMLFSPIISILIIYMNIFNIKSEITLGSILFYTVSLLFSIIINFEISILVGFCSFYVNYIWGFILLENAILTIVTGQLFPLNFYPDKVVKFLEITPFYYINFGPVSILLNKFSKYNSIRILLIQSVWCIILAIFVSIIYNKAKTRLQINGS, from the coding sequence TTGAAAAGAAGTTTGGTATATAAATGGGATATTTGGATTTCAGTTTTATCAGGAATATTTAATATTTTAGGAATGTTATTTTTATGGTCTGTAGTTTATAAGAATTCGGGTAAATCATCAATAGGAGGATATAACTTTAATTCAATTGTATTATATACCCTTATGTCTAATTTGACAGCCATGATAATAAATGTAGATATAGCAAGAATAATTTCTAACGAAGTTAAAAGTGGAGAAATAACAAACAGTTTTATAAGACCAGTATCTTATATAACAAAATTGGTAGGAGAGGGAATAGGACATATTTTATTTAATTTAATAATGTTATTTTCACCAATCATATCAATTTTAATAATATACATGAATATCTTTAATATAAAATCTGAGATAACTCTAGGAAGTATTTTATTTTATACTGTTTCATTATTATTTAGTATTATTATAAATTTTGAAATAAGTATATTAGTTGGATTTTGTTCTTTTTATGTTAACTACATTTGGGGATTTATATTATTAGAAAATGCTATATTAACAATAGTTACAGGTCAACTATTTCCATTAAATTTTTATCCTGATAAGGTCGTTAAATTTTTAGAAATTACCCCTTTTTACTATATTAATTTTGGACCAGTTTCTATATTATTAAATAAATTCTCAAAATATAATTCTATTAGAATTTTATTAATTCAATCAGTATGGTGCATAATATTAGCTATATTTGTTAGTATAATTTATAATAAAGCAAAAACTAGATTACAAATAAATGGAAGTTAG
- a CDS encoding ABC transporter ATP-binding protein: protein MKAQGHSIIKVENLTKEFTIYKRKGLFSREKKIIRVVSNLNFEINEGERLGFLGPNGSGKSTTIKMLTGILTPTSGNCYVNSLIPTKNRIENAKIIGVVFGQKSSLWWDLTLEDNLKLLKEIYDIDNKEFEERYKYLDDILNIDEIKYKQIRQLSLGQRMKADLAGALLHKPKILFLDEPTIGLDVVIKDKILKTLKKINEDENVTILLTTHDMRDVEYLCNNIIVINNGEIIYKNSLENLKKIYSKDKVCICNLINTINVSSLMNELTLDKTIKEYKLEKNNLRIIFENNIEREKELILKLFNKLEIENIKFEEISIDKIVKRIYNDNHKTKNNLETL from the coding sequence ATGAAAGCTCAGGGTCATAGTATCATAAAAGTTGAAAATTTAACGAAAGAATTTACAATATATAAAAGAAAAGGTTTGTTTAGTAGAGAAAAGAAAATAATTCGAGTTGTATCTAATCTTAATTTTGAAATTAATGAAGGGGAAAGGTTAGGATTTTTAGGACCTAATGGAAGTGGAAAATCAACTACTATTAAAATGTTAACAGGAATATTAACTCCAACATCTGGTAATTGCTATGTTAACTCTTTAATCCCCACTAAAAATAGAATAGAAAATGCTAAAATAATAGGAGTAGTATTTGGTCAAAAGTCAAGTCTGTGGTGGGATTTAACATTAGAGGACAATCTAAAACTTTTAAAAGAAATATATGATATAGACAATAAAGAGTTTGAAGAAAGATATAAATATTTAGATGATATCTTAAATATTGATGAAATAAAGTACAAACAGATAAGACAACTATCTTTAGGTCAAAGAATGAAAGCTGATTTAGCAGGAGCATTATTACATAAACCAAAAATTCTTTTTTTAGATGAGCCTACTATTGGTTTAGATGTAGTTATTAAAGATAAAATCTTAAAAACCTTAAAGAAAATTAATGAAGATGAAAATGTTACTATATTACTTACAACACATGATATGAGAGATGTAGAATATTTGTGTAATAATATTATAGTAATTAACAATGGAGAAATTATATATAAGAATAGTTTAGAAAATTTGAAAAAAATATATTCAAAAGACAAAGTTTGTATATGTAATTTAATTAATACTATTAATGTATCTAGCTTAATGAATGAATTGACTTTAGATAAAACAATAAAAGAATATAAATTAGAAAAAAATAATTTAAGAATTATATTTGAAAATAATATAGAAAGAGAAAAAGAATTAATATTGAAATTATTTAATAAACTTGAAATAGAAAATATTAAATTTGAAGAAATAAGCATAGATAAAATAGTTAAAAGAATATACAATGATAATCATAAAACTAAAAATAATTTAGAAACTTTATAA
- a CDS encoding sugar ABC transporter substrate-binding protein translates to MNFKKLATSVFLAFSLLISCGSKGDVKTGNGEGLTGHIVVQAEESWKPYYEAAIERVKEKNPDATIDLKVIGSFDHMKVIEETNAENEDVADVFAIPLDRIESLHGKDLLASFDAKALGNKIGGFRDFDKGLGGQLKFDGSYYGFPFNIETLLLGYNTKNVAANGIDLANLDLAELSPEVAMIPVFNAWWAVAITNGFGVELLGKDGDKFFSDLTKDWAELTPEVQTMFVGLHKYWKESNDKKLPIFDITAVYGYMDDNFKTGKKGSVRISGPWELAAWSGLVGEDLEVAGLNQAKFAGKELKHWKGGWALSINARNEENMEKLALSEAVIAEIMNPMFAADFYKITGKIMPNVSTDEYAKLELEELDKKVITSVIEGYEGAISRPLFQEWGQVWTTWENALLSWEAKKPATPEEAYKEVQASFKSLLTNLGQ, encoded by the coding sequence ATGAATTTTAAGAAACTTGCAACAAGTGTATTTTTAGCGTTTTCTTTATTAATATCTTGTGGTTCTAAAGGAGATGTTAAAACTGGAAATGGAGAAGGTTTAACAGGACATATAGTTGTACAAGCTGAAGAATCTTGGAAACCTTATTATGAGGCAGCAATAGAAAGAGTTAAGGAAAAAAATCCTGATGCTACAATAGATTTAAAAGTTATTGGTTCATTTGATCATATGAAAGTTATTGAAGAAACTAATGCTGAAAATGAAGATGTAGCTGACGTTTTTGCTATACCATTAGATAGAATAGAATCATTACACGGAAAAGACTTATTAGCTTCATTTGATGCTAAAGCTTTAGGTAATAAAATTGGTGGATTTAGAGATTTTGATAAAGGACTTGGTGGACAATTAAAATTTGATGGTTCATACTATGGATTCCCTTTCAATATTGAAACATTATTATTAGGATACAATACTAAAAACGTTGCAGCAAACGGAATAGATTTAGCTAATTTAGATTTAGCTGAACTTTCTCCTGAAGTTGCTATGATACCTGTATTTAACGCATGGTGGGCTGTTGCTATAACTAATGGATTTGGTGTAGAATTATTAGGTAAAGATGGAGATAAATTCTTTTCTGACTTAACAAAAGATTGGGCAGAATTAACTCCAGAAGTACAAACTATGTTTGTTGGATTACATAAATATTGGAAAGAATCAAATGATAAAAAACTTCCTATTTTTGATATAACAGCAGTTTATGGATACATGGATGATAATTTCAAAACTGGTAAAAAAGGTTCAGTTAGAATTTCTGGTCCATGGGAATTAGCAGCTTGGTCAGGATTAGTTGGAGAAGACTTAGAAGTTGCTGGATTAAATCAAGCTAAATTTGCTGGTAAAGAATTAAAACACTGGAAAGGTGGATGGGCTTTATCAATTAATGCTAGAAATGAAGAAAACATGGAAAAATTAGCTTTATCTGAAGCAGTAATAGCTGAAATTATGAATCCAATGTTTGCAGCAGATTTCTATAAAATAACAGGTAAAATCATGCCTAACGTTTCTACAGATGAATATGCTAAACTTGAATTAGAAGAATTAGATAAAAAAGTTATAACTTCAGTTATAGAAGGATATGAAGGAGCTATTTCAAGACCATTATTCCAAGAATGGGGACAAGTATGGACAACATGGGAAAATGCTTTACTTTCATGGGAAGCTAAAAAACCTGCAACTCCAGAAGAGGCATATAAAGAAGTACAAGCAAGCTTTAAATCATTATTAACAAATTTAGGACAATAG
- a CDS encoding sugar ABC transporter permease has product MNHKVYDSLDNPHARKNLYLKDVADGITTNKNSHSYIVEMKKLLEEEKIYLSALNKLKFTEKKELLSKFDEKEAKLRIELFEAEKLNLFYAGKEEKSYDFELESKKSAIKIDRLPSIIKLYSESIKEKKELQLKLSTLSRHDEEEKIKEFESKKQDLKNIFKSEVDKLKNSHSEGLISGKALRTQISQLKMELKDKLEVLKLDIPSEGIKSRINVLNYLSTVEVKSRYKIMQQDIADLYRKIPVEIESINKTPALLSLLFPGFGQYHNKQYFKAALFFIGLLFIYFVAIPYTLGYGNYRGEGIRGLISLAKNGKKLDKSIIFMIEGIISIILILFTITISYLSFKDAKDVMVAKLKGIRPKTTFETIESLKEEGFPYIVSISSFILLIFVVILPIMTTILLSFAGMDPNNQSKFQWIGFENYKLLLTGTGIAGGPFWLILGWTLLWTIFATTLAITVGFGLALLANNERIKGKVIYRTIYLLPWAVPAFITIMFFSIMSSRTGQITKLLEFMFGGDWAIKNSTTLTRIALISLQTWLGSSYVFLLSTGVLQGISSDLYEAADIDGATSWQKLTKITVPLVLFQTAPLLIGQYTFNFNNFSIIYLFNGGGPFDPSKYGNLAGSTDLLISYIYKLTIEKQYQSIGAAITVFISIGLMFVAYLGFKNSKAFKEGK; this is encoded by the coding sequence ATGAATCATAAAGTTTATGATAGTTTAGATAATCCTCATGCAAGGAAAAATCTTTATTTAAAAGATGTGGCTGATGGCATTACAACAAATAAAAATTCACATTCATATATTGTGGAAATGAAAAAATTACTTGAAGAAGAAAAAATATATCTTTCTGCATTAAATAAACTTAAGTTTACTGAAAAGAAAGAATTATTATCAAAATTTGATGAAAAAGAAGCAAAGTTAAGAATTGAATTATTTGAAGCAGAAAAATTGAATTTATTTTATGCAGGTAAAGAAGAAAAAAGCTATGATTTTGAATTGGAATCTAAAAAGAGTGCTATAAAAATTGATAGATTACCAAGTATAATAAAATTATATAGTGAATCAATTAAGGAAAAGAAAGAATTACAACTTAAATTATCAACTCTTTCAAGACATGATGAAGAAGAAAAAATTAAAGAATTTGAATCTAAAAAACAAGATTTAAAAAATATTTTCAAATCAGAAGTAGATAAATTAAAAAATAGTCATAGTGAGGGATTAATTTCAGGAAAAGCATTAAGAACTCAAATTAGTCAATTAAAAATGGAATTAAAAGATAAATTGGAAGTATTAAAACTTGATATTCCAAGTGAGGGTATTAAGAGTAGAATAAATGTTTTAAATTATTTATCTACTGTTGAAGTTAAATCAAGATATAAGATAATGCAACAAGATATAGCTGATTTATATAGAAAAATACCTGTAGAAATTGAATCAATAAATAAAACACCAGCATTATTATCATTATTATTCCCAGGATTTGGACAATATCATAATAAACAATACTTTAAGGCAGCATTATTTTTTATAGGTTTATTATTTATTTATTTTGTAGCAATCCCTTATACTTTAGGTTATGGAAACTATAGAGGAGAGGGTATAAGAGGATTAATTTCTCTTGCAAAGAATGGTAAAAAATTAGATAAATCTATAATATTTATGATAGAAGGAATAATTTCTATTATATTAATATTATTTACAATTACAATTTCATATTTATCATTTAAAGATGCTAAAGATGTTATGGTTGCAAAATTAAAAGGTATTAGACCTAAAACTACTTTTGAAACTATAGAATCATTAAAAGAAGAGGGGTTCCCTTATATAGTTTCTATAAGTTCATTTATTTTATTAATATTTGTAGTAATTTTACCAATAATGACAACAATATTATTATCATTTGCAGGTATGGATCCTAATAATCAATCTAAGTTCCAATGGATAGGTTTTGAAAATTATAAGTTATTACTTACTGGAACAGGGATTGCAGGAGGACCATTCTGGTTAATTCTAGGTTGGACATTATTATGGACAATATTTGCAACAACACTTGCAATTACAGTTGGATTTGGACTTGCATTACTTGCAAATAATGAAAGAATTAAAGGTAAAGTTATATATAGAACTATATATTTATTACCATGGGCAGTGCCAGCATTTATTACAATAATGTTCTTTAGTATTATGTCATCAAGAACAGGGCAAATTACTAAATTATTAGAATTTATGTTTGGTGGAGATTGGGCTATAAAAAATAGTACAACTTTAACAAGAATTGCATTAATTTCATTGCAAACATGGTTAGGGAGCTCATATGTATTCTTATTATCAACAGGAGTTCTTCAAGGAATTTCATCAGATTTATATGAAGCAGCAGATATAGATGGTGCAACTTCTTGGCAAAAATTAACTAAAATTACTGTACCTTTAGTATTGTTCCAAACAGCACCATTACTAATAGGTCAATATACATTTAACTTTAATAATTTCTCTATAATTTACCTATTTAATGGTGGAGGACCATTTGATCCTTCTAAATATGGAAATTTAGCAGGAAGTACAGATTTATTGATTTCGTATATATATAAGTTGACTATAGAAAAGCAATATCAATCTATAGGAGCTGCAATAACAGTATTTATCTCAATAGGATTGATGTTTGTAGCATATCTAGGATTTAAAAATTCTAAAGCGTTCAAGGAGGGGAAATAA